One window of the Chanos chanos chromosome 11, fChaCha1.1, whole genome shotgun sequence genome contains the following:
- the gprin3b gene encoding G protein-regulated inducer of neurite outgrowth 3: MGTVPNPKRTVTVQMVPKTPGDDVLVNKDSNANWNQESNLKRIQDCSSSIPVTLKSDNVSLTSIQTVKTANPDKTIKEETLSAPSSASVGHRKCESLTGQEGELNVETTGQRQRNRGDSHQDGNANLGTLSALHTKQEEDCGVFLFAVGKPSKTDRQTNDIAASVTEAEGCLGPKAQSKMLTAEDSLLADGKEAERSQTSNTSSDPNLKALGGSVSQQSDSDGANKSDSPQILRSKGIGYSVCPSQCSSTSSPQPTLTQRESPRINSFNPPEMEHNSAEKSKLKQSEDMPGTRSVSPELAETKPKDSDYGCLEKDLRPPEISQTPLGGSSSPTSGSPSSTGVSINCSSGLKVTDEAVQTQSDALEGKRKVHCKVYREASTMTSVLEYGSSSCIQQHDVEVQAVAKVCSRAVSTSPTLFPQTPYQSPLGPKMEAGESLSVVCKLENATVPVLVPSQIYISTTVPKSCDHSAVSLSDRHPQTSGVVIYTDTALQQESRLGAKPKESGPPVFNVQKGLPPLQPVYQINIETCSQNQPSSHNLNKTSPAVSVSEPSIDSAIAGRGTASSGQVCQVLSDTSTMPAQTASPPTSTPQEAAQCASAKEPRTEGVKFATTSSLASSCQKTVSKQAAVGQNEPQVEPEREEEEKAARQTKKSIHDVVWDEQGMTWEVYGASLDPESLGFAIQSHLQCKIKEHEKKIMAQTVLQKSMSGAIEESPSQRKTKRRQANVFRSMFQNFRRPNCCLRPPPSAVLE, from the coding sequence CACCGTCCCCAACCCAAAAAGGACTGTTACAGTCCAAATGGTCCCAAAGACACCTGGAGATGATGTCTTGGTCAACAAGGACTCAAATGCTAACTGGAATCAGGAGTCAAACCTAAAGAGAATCCAAGATTGCTCTTCTTCTATACCAGTGACACTTAAGTCTGATAATGTGTCTCTGACATCTATCCAAACTGTTAAAACTGCAAATCCAGATAAAACAATAAAGGAAGAGACATTGAGTGCTCCTTCCTCTGCTAGTGTGGGTCACAGAAAGTGTGAGTCTCTGACTGGACAAGAAGGTGAGTTAAACGTAGAGACGACTGGTCAGCgtcagaggaacagaggggaTAGCCACCAAGATGGTAATGCTAATTTGGGAACATTATCTGCTTTGCACACCAAACAAGAGGAGGATTGcggggtttttttatttgcagtAGGTAAACCATCAAAGACTGACCGGCAGACAAATGACATAGCAGCGAGTGTAACAGAGGCAGAAGGATGTCTTGGGCCCAAAGCGCAAAGCAAAATGTTAACAGCTGAAGATTCCCTTTTGGCAGATGGCAAAGAGGCTGAAAGGAGTCAAACGTCAAACACATCAAGCGATCCAAACCTTAAAGCATTAGGAGGTTCAGTATCCCAGCAGAGTGATTCTGATGGAGCAAACAAAAGTGACTCACCACAaatacttagatcaaaaggcaTCGGTTATAGTGTCTGCCCATCTCAATGTTCATCCACCAGCAGTCCTCAGCCAACTCTAACTCAACGTGAATCACCCAGGATAAATTCCTTCAACCCTCCAGAAATGGAGCACAATTCAGCAGAGAAGTCAAAGCTGAAACAGAGTGAAGACATGCCAGGGACACGCAGCGTTTCCCCTGAACTGGCAGAGACAAAACCAAAAGACTCCGATTATGGTTGCCTTGAGAAGGACCTGAGACCACCAGAAATCTCACAAACTCCACTAGGAGGTTCTTCATCCCCAACATCTGGCAGTCCATCTTCTACTGGAGTGTCCATAAACTGTTCCTCAGGTTTGAAAGTGACAGACGAAGCTGTTCAGACACAGAGTGATGCCCTGGAGGGCAAGCGGAAGGTTCATTGTAAAGTCTACCGTGAGGCCTCTACCATGACTTCTGTATTGGAATATGGCTCCTCATCCTGCATACAACAGCATGATGTAGAGGTACAGGCAGTGGCCAAAGTCTGCAGTCGGGCTGTGTCCACCAGCCCAACTCTGTTTCCCCAGACACCCTATCAAAGTCCCTTGGGTCCTAAGATGGAGGCGGGTGAGAGCCTGTCCGTCGTTTGTAAACTGGAGAATGCGACAGTGCCTGTACTTGTCCCCTCTCAAATCTATATCAGCACCACAGTACCCAAGTCTTGTGACCATTCTGCTGTCAGCCTATCAGACAGACATCCTCAAACCAGTGGCGTGGtgatttacacagacacagccttGCAGCAGGAGTCTAGGCTAGGAGCCAAACCTAAAGAGTCAGGACCTCCTGTGTTTAATGTCCAGAAAGGTCTTCCACCACTTCAGCCAGTGTATCAGATCAATATTGAAACGTGTAGTCAAAACCAGCCAAGCAGCCACAACTTGAACAAAACCTCACCCGCAGTTTCTGTTTCGGAGCCCTCGATCGACTCTGCAATTGCAGGAAGGGGCACTGCATCATCAGGGCAAGTGTGCCAAGTTCTATCTGACACCAGCACTATGCCAGCTCAGACTGCCAGTCCTCCTACCTCCACCCCACAGGAGGCAGCCCAGTGTGCAAGTGCCAAAGAGCCCAGAACAGAAGGCGTAAAGTTTGCAACAACAAGCTCCTTAGCAAGCAGTTGCCAGAAGACTGTGAGCAAGCAAGCTGCAGTGGGACAGAATGAACCGCAGGTGGAAccggagagggaggaagaggagaaggcaGCTAGGCAGACGAAGAAAAGCATACATGATGTGGTGTGGGACGAACAGGGAATGACATGGGAAGTGTATGGAGCCTCGCTTGATCCAGAGTCACTAGGCTTTGCCATCCAGAGTCATCTCCAGTGTAAGATCAAGGAACATG